Genomic window (Ostrea edulis chromosome 9, xbOstEdul1.1, whole genome shotgun sequence):
attctacattgattCAGTGCCTTTTTATTGGATTCaaaactgtgactgtgagatgtatgatagtttgacttctaggcgggcaattctattttcactttaaacggtaatttgaaaagagcatgctgcatctttgatgtaaaatatctcgaaaaggaatcaaggaccctattgcaaatttggccttgttggaaaggttaggcgttttgctgaaagttgatatctgtcatcatactgggaatttttttttttggaattaggaggggttgaaaatgggtgtattttcctcatttttgttgattttttacttccaggatggcaggtgcctgagtgtatctcgacccatttccaggctagcagcagatgtcatgatggacctttaaaatctttcacatgtgtactttcaagaaccatacacattatttttgaaaattggttgccatggtaataaaatctgaaaattaaaacatgggcttctgaaggcgaattttcctccatttcctggtagtttgaGACCATAGCGCTTTATGAAGTGCCAAAAGTGTACATGCACAAAGAGCAATAACGGGGAATACATTTCATGTATCGAATCTCATCATTAGTCTTACAccaaactatacatgtactttgcagaAACAACCCGAGTGgcggaatttaagaatattgAAGACCCTATTGCTATATTCATCCCAAAAATCGACATGAGAAACAAAAGCCGTGAAGTCTTCCAAGAGAGACGCCATTGTTACGGGTGTTGGGAAATGTTTGCAGAACATCTTCCTACAGTGTTGCTCATCGACGTCTGCGAGAATACTCCAGAAGCTAACAAAGTCATCTTCACTAATAATGTGGTTTTTCTTGCGATAGCCAtctgttgagaagaagttgaaaaattGTGTGATGACCGGTttcattttcttgaaattttcggATGGATTTTTGATAGACAGCTCTACTCCCTCTAAATAGGAAATGTAATCAACCAATTGTATAGGTTTTCCGGGTCCGGTTTTAAAAATGTGGTTGTTCCACCATTTCTTCTGGTCTTCTGTTGACAGTGGTGAACGTCTATCCCCGACAAGTCTGCGAATTTGTTCCAGCTTGGCGTTGGTTTTTTCCATGTCCCCTGGACTGATGATGCCGTCATGGTCAGCATCAAGGATTCTAACCCACTGACGTAACTTCCGGCGAAACGACCATTCTTCTGTTAAATGGAACATAGACTTTATCACTACATTTTCCCCCCAATTATTTCAGCCATATCGCCAACTATCAtccaatttgtttacaagtattGTTAAGGACAAAGTTTTCCCATCTTCCGCGCGCAGAACTACGCTGCGTGGTGTAGTTCTGACGTTATGCATCTTATTACGTAGACATTGCTGTATTTGTGAAGCTATTATGTCTTTGGTTTTGGTTCCATCAGCTGGTGTATGCATATTACTATAAAATGTGTGTTAAAAACGATAATACATTGccaaaaaatatgattttctaAATTCAATAGAAAAATAACTAGTTCGAATACGCTTTTTAGCACTTTTGCCAAAACTATCATAATTAGAGCACGTCTTTGTTGAAGATGAAAACATTACTACATTTATTCTCTAATTCAATCCTGCATTATTACATCGTAAGTTAGGAGAACCATGAAGTTTACTGGAGTTTTTGTTGCGAACTTAACTGGCAATCCCTTTTATACGTATCACGATTGATTGTTCAGAGGCACCTAAATAAAAGTCTCTTGGGTCTTTTTCAGTTGCCTGGGTATATAGTGTAATGTAACATCAGCCCCAATGACAACGAAATGTATTTTTCTGCTTGTCTCAATATCC
Coding sequences:
- the LOC125658360 gene encoding sarcoplasmic calcium-binding protein-like, with the translated sequence MYIFIWRLWFFCQTRRSNRVTKADMEGQKKCGGHLFFFSIGPFWANFGLSVTGAIKIFNLYDSKDGNNYTVECDPDFYRFYHDSKIGHLAVLVPYVAYVLIGFFIMIPIQKEWSFRRKLRQWVRILDADHDGIISPGDMEKTNAKLEQIRRLVGDRRSPLSTEDQKKWWNNHIFKTGPGKPIQLVDYISYLEGVELSIKNPSENFKKMKPVITQFFNFFSTDGYRKKNHIISEDDFVSFWSILADVDEQHCRKMFCKHFPTPVTMASLLEDFTAFVSHVDFWDEYSNRVFNILKFRHSGCFCKVHV